In one Nicotiana tomentosiformis chromosome 6, ASM39032v3, whole genome shotgun sequence genomic region, the following are encoded:
- the LOC104105577 gene encoding pre-mRNA-splicing factor ATP-dependent RNA helicase DEAH1-like: protein MCMFNKKERPHCWPRSRRPTYANLPAELQAKIFEPTPEGARKVVLATNIAETSLTIDGIKYVIDTGFCKIMCYNPRTGTESLLVAPISKASANQRAGRSGRTGPGKCFRLYTAHSYMNDLEDNTIPEIQRTNLANVVLLLKSLGIKDLLNFDFMDRPPTEALLKALELLFALGALDEDGKLTKVGEKMAEFPLDPMLSKMIVASDKYKCSAEIISIAAMLSVGNSVFYRPKDRQVQADNAWMNFHIGNVGDHIALLKVYNSWKEINFSTQWCYENYIQVRSMKIARDIRDQLEGLLERVGIELNSNVNDLEVVKKSIISGFFPHAARLQKSGSYRTVKHPQTGHIHPSSGLSRVLPRWVVYHELVLTTKEYMRQVTELKPEWLVEVAPHYYQLKDVEDSSSKKMPRGIGLASYK from the coding sequence ATGTGTATGTTCAACAAGAAAGAGAGGCCGCATTGTTGGCCAAGAAGCAGAAGACCTACATATGCAAACTTACCAGCTGAACTACAAGCCAAGATATTTGAGCCCACTCCTGAAGGGGCTCGTAAGGTTGTCCTGGCTACAAATATAGCCGAGACATCTTTGACAATTGATGGGATTAAGTATGTTATTGATACAGGGTTTTGTAAGATCATGTGTTACAACCCTCGGACAGGAACCGAGTCATTGCTGGTCGCTCCCATCTCGAAGGCGTCTGCCAACCAACGTGCTGGTCGATCAGGACGAACAGGTCCTGGGAAGTGCTTCCGGTTATACACTGCACATAGCTACATGAACGATTTGGAAGATAACACAATTCCAGAAATACAAAGGACCAACCTTGCAAATGTCGTGCTCTTACTCAAGAGCCTTGGGATTAAAGACTTGCTGAACTTTGACTTCATGGATCGTCCACCAACTGAAGCTCTACTTAAAGCCCTGGAGCTGTTGTTTGCACTTGGTGCCCTTGATGAGGATGGTAAGTTAACCAAAGTGGGTGAAAAAATGGCTGAGTTTCCTCTGGATCCCATGCTGTCCAAGATGATTGTTGCCTCTGACAAGTACAAGTGCTCTGCTGAGATAATAAGTATTGCTGCAATGCTTTCTGTGGGGAATTCAGTCTTCTATCGTCCAAAGGATAGACAAGTCCAAGCTGACAATGCATGGATGAACTTTCACATAGGCAATGTGGGAGATCATATTGCTCTGCTTAAGGTTTACAATTCTTGGAAAGAAATAAACTTTTCAACTCAATGGTGCTACGAGAATTATATCCAAGTCAGAAGCATGAAAATAGCTAGAGATATCCGAGATCAGTTAGAAGGCCTACTGGAAAGGGTTGGAATTGAGTTGAATTCAAATGTTAATGACTTGGAAGTTGTTAAGAAATCTATAATATCAGGGTTCTTTCCTCACGCAGCAAGACTACAGAAGAGTGGATCCTATCGAACTGTTAAGCATCCCCAGACAGGTCATATTCACCCCAGCTCAGGTTTATCACGGGTGCTTCCTAGATGGGTTGTCTACCATGAGCTGGTCCTGACAACTAAGGAGTACATGCGGCAGGTTACTGAATTGAAACCAGAATGGCTAGTAGAAGTAGCTCCTCACTACTATCAGTTGAAAGACGTTGAAGATTCTAGCTCAAAGAAAATGCCTCGTGGAATTGGCCTTGCATCTTATAAATAG